One window of Flavobacteriales bacterium genomic DNA carries:
- a CDS encoding NADH:ubiquinone reductase (Na(+)-transporting) subunit D — protein sequence MSEVAVEEKQEVKAPSEPLFSPKNKRLITDPLNENNPITIQVLGICSALAITVQVKQAVFMSLSVLFVMIAGNWIISTIRNLIPSRIRIIVQLVVVATLVTLVDLTLKAYVPDVSEKLSVFVGLIITYCIIMGRFEAFAMGNKQWPSILDALGNALGYAWILIAVAVVREVFGSGAIWGWKFIPESWMMSNGGFYMNNNLMILPPMALITVGVIIWIQRSRNTNLIEA from the coding sequence ATGAGTGAGGTTGCAGTAGAAGAAAAACAGGAGGTAAAGGCTCCCTCTGAGCCCTTATTCTCTCCGAAGAACAAGCGGCTGATAACCGATCCGCTGAATGAGAACAACCCTATCACCATTCAGGTACTGGGAATCTGTTCTGCACTGGCGATCACCGTACAGGTCAAGCAGGCCGTATTCATGAGCCTATCCGTACTCTTTGTGATGATCGCGGGTAACTGGATCATCTCTACCATACGGAATCTCATCCCCAGTCGTATCCGGATCATCGTTCAGTTGGTCGTGGTCGCTACGCTGGTGACCTTGGTCGACTTGACACTTAAGGCCTATGTGCCTGATGTCAGTGAGAAACTGTCGGTATTCGTAGGGCTCATCATCACCTACTGTATCATCATGGGGCGTTTCGAGGCCTTCGCCATGGGTAACAAGCAGTGGCCATCTATCCTCGATGCCTTGGGAAATGCCTTAGGATACGCGTGGATTTTGATCGCAGTTGCAGTGGTTCGGGAAGTGTTCGGTTCGGGAGCTATCTGGGGTTGGAAATTCATTCCTGAGAGCTGGATGATGTCCAATGGCGGATTCTACATGAACAACAACCTGATGATCCTACCTCCGATGGCTCTAATCACGGTAGGGGTCATTATCTGGATTCAGCGCTCGCGTAATACCAATCTTATAGAAGCCTGA